A stretch of Candidatus Methylomirabilota bacterium DNA encodes these proteins:
- a CDS encoding type II toxin-antitoxin system RelE/ParE family toxin: MASCRLLIKPSAAKELEGLPTKERKRVVTRMRALSTQPRPPGCEKLTGHDLFRVRQGRYRILYEVQDQDLVVTVFKIGHRRDVYR, from the coding sequence GTGGCAAGCTGTAGGCTGCTGATCAAGCCATCGGCGGCCAAGGAGCTGGAAGGGCTCCCCACGAAAGAGCGGAAACGCGTAGTAACGAGGATGCGGGCGCTCTCCACTCAGCCGCGGCCTCCTGGCTGCGAGAAGCTCACAGGTCACGATCTGTTTCGGGTCCGACAAGGAAGGTACCGCATCCTGTACGAGGTACAGGACCAGGACCTCGTTGTTACCGTCTTCAAGATCGGCCATCGCCGCGACGTCTACCGATGA
- a CDS encoding CopG family transcriptional regulator, whose translation MSTARRATVYLDADLHRALRVKAAETDKSISDLVNAAVRLNLAEDAEDLAAYRSRAKEPSLELEKVLSDLRRRGKL comes from the coding sequence ATGAGTACGGCAAGGAGGGCCACCGTCTACTTGGATGCAGACTTGCATCGCGCGCTCCGTGTCAAGGCGGCGGAAACTGACAAAAGCATTTCGGACCTCGTCAACGCTGCCGTCCGGCTGAACCTTGCAGAAGACGCCGAAGATCTTGCCGCGTATCGGAGCCGGGCCAAGGAACCCAGCCTCGAGCTAGAGAAGGTACTGAGCGACCTGCGGCGTCGTGGCAAGCTGTAG